In a single window of the Candidatus Flexicrinis proximus genome:
- a CDS encoding aldehyde dehydrogenase (NADP(+)), translated as MLISGAHYIAGTVSREGSAIFHSVDPRTGALGSAFVNATPAEIDRAVQAAQEAFAQTRAYPAARIAALLDAIALAIEDLGDDLLALTEQETGLPNPRLRNERARTTGQLRKFAALLREGSYVDAIIDSALPDRTPAPRPSIRRMLVPIGPVAVFAASNFPYAFSVAGGDTASALAAGCPVIVKAHPGHPATSEQVARAIQRAVESEGFPAGTFSMLQGDQVAVGQALVTHPGVSAIGFTGSLRAGRAIFDAAAARPRPIPVYAEMGSTNPCVVLPEAITGRGDSLVDGLANSVTLGTGQFCTNPGLVFAIDTEQSRLFIERFTQNMQARQPGVLLNAAIQNGLVRAVAGTRANPNVTLLTGGEPLPGPACGYAHTVLQTNSAAFRADDALQTEHFGPVTLFVLCESFADLRATIETLDGNLTASVHAGPDELDHAARVFAILREKAGRLIFNDFPTGVEVVYAMQHGGPYPATTAPSSTSVGMAAIRRFMRPVAWQNLADSLLPDALKDANPLAIWRTVDEHLTRDSISR; from the coding sequence ATGCTCATATCAGGGGCTCACTATATCGCCGGGACGGTCAGCCGCGAGGGATCGGCCATCTTCCACAGCGTCGATCCGCGCACCGGCGCGCTGGGCAGCGCATTCGTCAACGCCACCCCCGCCGAAATCGACCGCGCGGTGCAGGCCGCGCAGGAAGCCTTTGCACAGACCCGCGCCTATCCCGCCGCCCGGATCGCCGCCCTCCTCGACGCCATCGCCCTCGCCATTGAAGACCTGGGCGACGATCTCCTCGCCCTGACCGAGCAGGAAACCGGTCTCCCCAATCCGCGCCTCAGGAATGAACGCGCGCGCACCACCGGCCAGCTCCGCAAATTCGCCGCCCTGCTCCGTGAAGGCTCCTACGTCGACGCCATCATCGACTCCGCGCTGCCCGATCGCACCCCCGCCCCCCGCCCGTCAATCCGTCGCATGCTCGTGCCCATCGGGCCGGTCGCCGTCTTTGCCGCCAGCAATTTCCCCTATGCCTTCAGCGTCGCCGGCGGTGATACGGCCTCGGCGCTCGCCGCCGGCTGTCCCGTCATCGTCAAAGCCCACCCCGGCCACCCCGCCACCAGTGAGCAGGTCGCCCGGGCCATCCAGCGCGCCGTCGAATCCGAAGGCTTTCCAGCCGGCACCTTCTCCATGCTCCAGGGCGATCAGGTCGCCGTCGGCCAGGCCCTCGTCACCCACCCCGGCGTCTCCGCCATTGGCTTCACCGGATCGCTCCGTGCCGGACGCGCCATCTTCGACGCCGCCGCCGCCCGTCCCCGGCCCATTCCGGTCTATGCCGAGATGGGCAGCACCAACCCGTGCGTCGTGCTCCCCGAAGCCATCACCGGTCGCGGCGACTCCCTTGTCGACGGTCTGGCCAATTCCGTTACCCTCGGCACCGGCCAGTTCTGCACCAATCCCGGTCTCGTCTTTGCCATCGACACCGAACAATCACGCCTCTTTATCGAGCGCTTCACCCAAAATATGCAGGCGCGTCAGCCCGGCGTGCTGCTCAATGCCGCCATCCAGAACGGCCTCGTCCGTGCCGTCGCCGGAACTCGCGCCAACCCCAACGTGACTCTTCTCACCGGCGGCGAACCCCTGCCTGGCCCCGCCTGCGGCTACGCCCACACCGTTCTGCAAACCAACTCCGCCGCATTCCGCGCCGACGACGCGCTCCAGACCGAGCACTTCGGCCCGGTAACCCTCTTTGTGCTCTGCGAGTCGTTCGCCGATCTCCGCGCCACTATCGAGACCCTCGACGGCAACCTGACCGCCTCCGTTCACGCCGGCCCGGACGAACTGGATCACGCGGCTCGGGTCTTTGCCATCCTGCGCGAAAAAGCCGGTCGGCTGATCTTCAACGACTTCCCCACCGGCGTCGAAGTCGTCTATGCCATGCAGCACGGCGGCCCCTATCCCGCCACCACCGCGCCCTCATCCACATCGGTCGGCATGGCCGCCATCCGCCGCTTCATGCGTCCGGTTGCCTGGCAGAACCTGGCCGATTCGCTCCTGCCCGATGCCCTCAAAGACGCCAATCCGCTCGCCATCTGGCGCACAGTTGACGAACACCTCACCCGCGACTCAATCTCGCGCTGA
- a CDS encoding family 43 glycosylhydrolase: protein MLKNSDIHIRDPFVLPVEAEQQYYLYGTTGAEAWTNHATGLDYYTGRDLEHWEGPFPAFRPEAGFWADRNYWAPEVHAFRGKYYMFVTFKSEGARRGTQILAADSPRGPFRPISEGPVTPREWECLDGTLFVDDDDQPWMVFCHEWVQVGDGEICALRLSTDLTAAVGEPMLLTRASEAAWAEELVSKNRRGYVTDGPSMYRLANGELVMLWSSFRGGRYGVGVAKSASGGIAGPWVHVAEPLYEADGGHCMVFKTFEGELRLAFHRPNPNPQERPQFVALRENGGGLEISG from the coding sequence ATGCTGAAGAATTCCGACATCCATATCCGCGATCCGTTCGTACTGCCGGTCGAGGCGGAGCAGCAATACTATTTGTACGGGACGACCGGGGCGGAGGCGTGGACGAACCATGCGACCGGGCTGGATTATTACACAGGCCGCGACCTGGAACACTGGGAGGGGCCATTCCCGGCCTTTCGACCCGAGGCGGGATTTTGGGCGGACCGTAACTACTGGGCGCCGGAAGTGCATGCCTTCCGGGGGAAATACTATATGTTCGTGACGTTTAAGTCGGAGGGCGCGCGGCGCGGGACGCAAATCCTGGCGGCCGACAGCCCGCGCGGACCGTTCCGGCCGATCAGCGAGGGGCCGGTCACGCCGCGCGAGTGGGAGTGTCTGGACGGCACGCTGTTCGTGGATGACGACGACCAGCCGTGGATGGTGTTTTGCCACGAGTGGGTGCAAGTGGGGGATGGCGAAATCTGCGCGCTGCGGCTGAGCACCGATCTGACGGCTGCGGTTGGGGAGCCGATGCTGCTGACGCGCGCATCGGAGGCGGCGTGGGCTGAGGAACTGGTGTCGAAGAACCGGCGGGGCTATGTGACGGATGGCCCGTCGATGTACCGGCTGGCGAACGGCGAGCTGGTGATGCTGTGGTCAAGTTTCAGGGGGGGCAGGTACGGCGTGGGGGTGGCGAAGTCGGCGTCCGGCGGGATTGCAGGCCCGTGGGTGCATGTGGCCGAGCCGCTGTACGAGGCCGACGGCGGCCACTGCATGGTATTCAAGACGTTTGAGGGGGAGCTGCGGCTGGCGTTCCACCGGCCTAATCCGAACCCGCAGGAGCGCCCGCAATTCGTCGCGCTGCGGGAGAACGGTGGGGGGCTGGAGATCAGCGGATAG
- a CDS encoding carbohydrate ABC transporter permease, whose protein sequence is MTRLLHHPSVERLRRFLFGSRAHRGLTFTIALYVLLVAIGFVYLQPLLFMFVTSIKSPGDLLNPMVQWVPTEFYLGNYDKAFRVLDYPNTLLASVLISVIPSVLQTFVASVVGYGLARYSFWGKSLVFILLLATFIIPPQNTVIPQMLTYRNLGLLGNPAALILPALMGQGFRSAIFILIFYQNFISLPKVLEESARLDGASDLRIFFTVAIPSALPAFIVSFIFSVVWYWNETFLTVIFLEGGVTTLPMQLSKFTQAYENLYPPGVVNVFDRLNEAVKMSGTFLNILPPLVIYFVLQRWFVESVEMTGITGE, encoded by the coding sequence ATGACCCGCCTTCTCCATCACCCCTCCGTCGAGCGCCTGCGCCGCTTCCTCTTCGGCAGCCGCGCCCACCGGGGCCTCACCTTCACCATCGCCCTTTACGTCCTGCTCGTCGCCATCGGCTTCGTCTATCTCCAGCCGCTGCTTTTCATGTTCGTTACCAGCATCAAAAGCCCTGGCGATCTGCTCAACCCGATGGTTCAATGGGTGCCCACCGAGTTCTATCTCGGCAACTACGACAAAGCCTTCCGCGTCCTCGATTACCCCAATACGCTCCTGGCGTCCGTCCTCATCAGCGTGATCCCCTCCGTCCTCCAGACCTTTGTCGCCTCGGTGGTCGGCTACGGACTCGCACGCTACAGCTTCTGGGGCAAATCGCTGGTCTTTATCCTCCTGCTCGCCACCTTCATCATCCCGCCCCAGAACACCGTCATCCCGCAGATGCTCACCTATCGAAATCTCGGCCTGCTCGGCAACCCTGCCGCTCTCATCCTCCCCGCCTTGATGGGGCAGGGATTCAGGAGCGCCATCTTTATCCTGATCTTCTACCAGAACTTCATCTCGCTCCCCAAAGTGCTGGAGGAATCCGCGCGGCTCGACGGCGCCTCCGACCTGCGCATCTTCTTCACCGTCGCCATCCCCTCCGCGCTCCCGGCCTTCATCGTCTCGTTCATCTTCTCGGTCGTCTGGTACTGGAACGAAACCTTCCTCACCGTCATCTTCCTCGAAGGTGGCGTCACCACCCTTCCCATGCAGCTCTCGAAATTCACCCAGGCCTACGAAAACCTCTACCCGCCGGGCGTCGTCAACGTCTTCGACCGCCTCAACGAAGCGGTCAAAATGAGCGGCACCTTCCTCAATATCCTGCCGCCGCTCGTCATCTATTTCGTCCTGCAGCGCTGGTTCGTCGAATCGGTCGAAATGACCGGAATCACCGGCGAATAG
- a CDS encoding sugar ABC transporter permease — protein MTTARARVRPEISLRLRESLHGYAFILIWVVGFALFTFLPLIQTFHYSLNQVTVTATHIDLNFVEWANYSRALFTDPNFVELLIGYTVETLVSVPIVLIFAMIIALFLSLDFKLKGLFRVIFFLPIVITTGPVIKELAAQGAASAPGISNIPAVVDFLAQLPRALRTPVEYLLTSFILILWFSGVQILIYLASLQKVDRSIYEAASIDGASGWETFWKIILPSLSTSTLLNAIYTIVTLSHFSENKVIRYIYEQTYDVQGGIGYASAMAFFYFGVMIILLGIVYFFLMRWAQRGSR, from the coding sequence ATGACGACGGCGCGCGCTAGAGTCCGCCCGGAGATCAGCCTCCGCCTCCGCGAATCCCTCCACGGCTATGCCTTCATCCTGATCTGGGTGGTCGGCTTCGCGCTCTTCACCTTCCTGCCCCTCATCCAGACCTTCCACTACAGTCTCAACCAAGTGACCGTGACGGCCACCCACATCGACCTGAACTTTGTCGAGTGGGCCAACTATTCCCGCGCGCTGTTCACCGATCCCAACTTCGTCGAGCTGCTCATCGGCTACACGGTCGAGACTCTCGTCTCCGTGCCGATCGTCCTGATCTTTGCCATGATCATCGCCCTCTTCCTCAGCCTCGACTTCAAACTCAAGGGGCTGTTCCGCGTGATCTTCTTCCTCCCCATCGTCATCACCACCGGGCCGGTCATCAAAGAGCTGGCGGCTCAGGGCGCGGCCTCCGCCCCCGGCATTTCCAACATCCCGGCGGTGGTCGACTTCCTGGCCCAGCTTCCGCGCGCGCTCCGCACCCCGGTCGAATACCTGCTCACCTCGTTCATCCTCATCCTCTGGTTTTCCGGCGTACAGATCCTCATCTATCTCGCCAGCCTGCAAAAAGTTGACCGCAGCATCTACGAGGCCGCCTCCATCGACGGCGCCTCCGGCTGGGAGACCTTCTGGAAGATCATCCTGCCCTCGCTCTCGACGTCCACCCTGCTCAACGCCATCTACACCATCGTCACCCTCTCGCATTTCTCCGAGAACAAGGTCATCCGCTATATCTATGAGCAGACCTATGACGTTCAGGGCGGCATCGGCTATGCCAGCGCGATGGCCTTCTTTTACTTCGGCGTGATGATCATCCTGCTGGGGATCGTCTACTTCTTCCTCATGCGCTGGGCGCAAAGGGGCTCGCGATGA